TGACAGCGGCAACACCGATACCTTATCCGTCACAGCGCTACGCGCCCTCGACGAGGCCCGCCAGCGCAACGTACTCCGCGCCTGGATCAAGCGCCTGGGGTTGCCGCTGCCCAACACCGCACACCTCGACCGTATCCTGCACGATGTCGTGAATGCAAAATACGACAGCACACCCCTCGTTCACTGGCCGGGTGCAGAGGTGCGCCGTTACCGCGATCTCACCCATGCCATGCACCCCTTGCCTGCACATGATCCAAAGCAAATATTGATTTGGGACACGGACACCCCTTTAACATTATCTAATGGCCTTGGCCGTCTAACGGCCACCCCGATAAAAGGTAAAGGCATCAAGGCCGCACTTTGGCAAACGCTGCCCGTCACCGTGCGCTTCCGCCAAGGCGGCGAACGCTGCCGGCCCGTGGGCCGCAAGGAAAACCATGAATTGAAAAAACTCTTCCAGGAAACCGGCATCCCGCCCTGGCGGCGCGATCGCATTCCGCTTATCTACCTAGGCGAACAACTCGCCGCGGTCGCCGGCCTTTGGCTGTGCGAACCCTTTCAGGCTGATTCGGAAGAGATTGGTATAAAAATCAATGGGGTTAGCCCCTGAGCTTTCCCTTAGAGGAAGAAGCAAGACTGGCGAAGTAGTTGGCGCAGGTAAGGCGAGGTGTGATAGTCATACAATGAACATGACCCCTCTAATATGCAGGTCATAACGAGTTTGCAGGTTCATCCAGAAGTCCGCGCTCGTCCCAAAGGCGCGGGCGAGCCGCAGGGCGGTTTCGGGCGTGATACCGCGCTTGCCGTTCAAGATATCCGTAATCCGGCCCGATGGCACACGCAGCCCGAGGGCTAGCC
The DNA window shown above is from Gammaproteobacteria bacterium and carries:
- a CDS encoding HigA family addiction module antidote protein; amino-acid sequence: MTLIHPGRILKRELAARDLSANRLALGLRVPSGRITDILNGKRGITPETALRLARAFGTSADFWMNLQTRYDLHIRGVMFIV